From Nicotiana tabacum cultivar K326 chromosome 15, ASM71507v2, whole genome shotgun sequence, the proteins below share one genomic window:
- the LOC107769779 gene encoding uncharacterized protein At4g10930 isoform X3 — protein MPFVLDLTLRTLLKVHGYAQGEVSVSVADAGETAVVVSIVERNKQGEVPDRNLSNLDPKEAINTGILIPDSVPDTPNIELSLSQNECPDTAQLSATPVDVKPDASTQLFSDELIQPNLDLHLGLSVNSFSACNVETTDTKVAGDQVLQTARQKNASGCPRPGEKVMPDKNEDKVVASGAKRKRRENRNADDGGIRAKAESAYYSKRVKVEGSSELINTKDQPPGSASDNSDKSRVTILKDDKLKSKPENKNLSTDIMDIVQGTGRKTLKKLAPSNQDGMSSKQRENAARLRVKKIMRRTGDEDSSLLVENLRKEIREAVRNKSSGDKGENQLDPKLLTAFRAVVTGSTTETKKSSVDLKAKRSLLQKGKVRENLTKKIYGIGGRRRRAWTRDCEIEFWKHRCSKMSKPEKIQTLKSVLDVLRDDSKTVETKLVNEGEGKSSILSRLYLADNSVFPRKEDIKPVSSHTLVAADQNKQNGLTSNASMSFPSPFNVVPPVNVASVMVASPMEIKGAKISVLITKADATRNVLSIKGAERPSASTSSSSKLCTKEEAAVKCDNTKSDKRKWALEVLARKTAATSKSDALENEEDSAVLKHNYPLLAQLPKDMRPALAPSRLNKIPMSVRMAQLHRLTEHFLRKANLSVMRRTAETELAIADAVNIEKEVADRSNSKLVYINLCSQELLRRSDNASNVVVGESNPCKTSEVLTNSSEELSEVHSSDPAVNEALRNAGLLSDSPPNSPTCPLEEVKEEICVSKEVEDHGPENVFEVDAPPELDIYGDFEYNLEDDDFSGAGTSMISALQPGESKMKVVFSTINPVGYDGSMELQNHEKQEILEGPVDSSLLIGCETSCRVGSSTAAGKTENCLSHSSLIHSQNSSLIDEELSGVDCEELYGPDKEPLIEKYPEMASLKLNELAMNNEVRQSNGVDESKQASKSSEQGNDSSSTASKCPNSPSQLARNENLQVNKISKSRAEKESGSNNSVSTKVEAYVKEHIRPLCKSGVISVEQYRWAVGKTTEKVMKYHPKDKNANFLIKEGEKIKKLAEQYVEAAQHATKD, from the exons ATGCCTTTTGTGTTGGATTTGACACTGAGGACACTTCTGAAAGTTCATGGCTATGCCCAAG GGGAAGTGTCTGTATCTGTTGCTGATGCTGGTGAGACGGCTGTTGTCGTCTCGATTGTTGAGAGGAACAAACAGGGTGAAGTACCAGACAGAAACCTTTCAAACCTAGATCCTAAAGAGGCTATAAATACTGGCATTTTGATCCCTGATTCTGTTCCTGATACTCCCAATATTGAACTGTCCTTGTCACAAAATGAATGTCCAGATACAGCACAGCTTTCTGCCACCCCTGTGGATGTGAAGCCTGATGCATCAACACAGTTATTTAGTGACGAACTGATTCAACCAAATCTTGATCTTCATCTTGGATTGTCAGTGAACTCATTTTCAGCATGTAATG TAGAGACAACAGATACGAAAGTAGCTGGAGATCAAGTACTTCAAACTGCCCGACAGAAGAATGCGTCGGGATGCCCTCGTCCTG GTGAAAAAGTGATGCCTGACAAGAATGAAGACAAAGTTGTGGCTTCCGGTGCAAAAAGAAAGCGCAGGGAAAACAG AAATGCTGATGATGGAGGCATTAGAGCCAAGGCTGAGTCTGCCTATTATTCGAAGAGAGTTAAAGTCGAGGGAAGCAGTGAGCTAATTAATACAAAGGACCAACCTCCAGGATCTGCTTCAGACAACTCTGATAAATCTCGAGTAACCATCTTGAAGGATGACAAACTGAAAAGTAAACCTGAAAATAAAAATCTTAGCACTGACATAATGGATATAGTTCAAGGAACAGGTCGTAAAACTTTGAAGAAACTTGCACCTAGCAACCAGGATGGAATGTCCTCAAAACAAAGAGAAAATGCAGCTCGCTTGAGGGTTAAAAAGATCATGCGGAGAACTGGTGATGAGGACTCATCATTGCTAGTTGAAAATCTAAGGAAAGAAATTAGAGAAGCTGTTCGTAACAAGTCTTCTGGGGATAAAGGGGAAAACCAGCTTGATCCGAAACTTCTGACTGCTTTTAGAGCTGTTGTGACAGGATCTACAACTGAAACTAAGAAGTCTTCTGTGGATCTGAAGGCAAAGAGGTCACTGCTGCAGAAGGGAAAAGTACGTGAAAACCTAACCAAAAAAATTTATGGTATTGGAGGAAGACGACGACGAGCATGGACTCGCGATTGTGAAATAGAATTTTGGAAACACAGATGCTCAAAAATGTCAAAGCCTGAGAAGATTCAGACATTGAAGTCAGTTCTTGACGTCCTGAGAGATGATTCAAAAACTGTAGAGACAAAGCTTGTGAATGAAGGGGAGGGAAAGTCTTCCATTTTATCAAGGCTTTATTTAGCAGATAATTCGGTTTTTCCAAGAAAGGAGGATATCAAGCCTGTTTCGTCCCATACTCTTGTCGCAGCTGATCAGAACAAACAAAATGGATTGACATCGAACGCTTCAATGTCTTTTCCAAGTCCATTCAACGTAGTTCCACCAGTAAATGTGGCGTCTGTGATGGTGGCTTCTCCCATGGAAATTAAGGGGGCCAAGATAAGTGTCCTGATCACTAAGGCTGATGCTACCAGGAATGTACTTTCTATCAAAGGCGCTGAAAGGCCATCTGCATCAACATCAAGTAGTTCTAAATTGTGTACCAAGGAGGAAGCAGCTGTAAAATGTGATAATACAAAGAGTGATAAGAGGAAGTGGGCCCTAGAGGTTCTTGCTAGAAAAACAGCAGCAACAAGCAAGAGTGACGCCCTGGAAAATGAAGAGGACAGTGCAGTGCTGAAACATAATTATCCTTTGCTA GCTCAGCTACCGAAAGATATGCGGCCAGCTTTGGCACCCAGTCGTCTTAATAAAATCCCCATGTCTGTTAGGATG GCTCAACTTCACCGTCTCACTGAGCACTTCTTAAGGAAAGCAAATCTGTCAGTTATGCGCAGAACAGCAGAAACAGAACTGGCAATTGCAGACGCTGTTAATATTGAAAAGGAGGTTGCTGATAGGTCTAATAGTAAACTAGTATATATAAACCTCTGCTCACAAGAGCTGCTGCGTAGATCAGACAATGCCAGTAATGTTGTTGTGGGAGAGTCAAATCCCTGCAAAACTTCAGAAGTTCTAACTAACTCATCCGAAGAATTAAGCGAGGTCCATTCTTCTGATCCAGCAGTCAATGAAGCGCTAAGAAATGCAGGACTTTTGTCTGATTCACCTCCAAATAGTCCAACTTGCCCATTGGAGGAAGTCAAAGAGGAAATTTGCGTATCAAAAGAAGTTGAAGATCACGGGCCCGAGAATGTGTTTGAAGTAGATGCTCCTCCAGAACTTGATATATATGGGGATTTTGAATATAATTTGGAGGATGATGACTTTTCTGGTGCTGGCACTTCAATGATCTCTGCGCTGCAGCCAGGAGAATCTAAAATGAAAGTTGTCTTCTCCACAATCAACCCTGTGGGATATGATGGCTCTATGGAACTTCAAAATCACGAAAAGCAGGAAATTCTTGAAGGTCCTGTAGACTCATCTTTGTTGATTGGGTGTGAAACAAGTTGTAGAGTTGGAAGCTCAACTGCAGCTGGCAAGACCGAAAATTGCCTTAGTCATAGTTCCCTTATTCATTCTCAAAATAGTTCCCTTATTGATGAAGAGCTCTCTGGTGTAGACTGTGAAGAGTTGTATGGACCAGATAAAGAGCCGCTGATTGAGAAGTACCCTGAAATGGCATCGCTCAAGCTTAATGAACTGGCTATGAACAATGAAGTTCGACAAAGCAATGGAGTTGATGAATCCAAACAGGCTTCAAAGTCCTCGGAGCAGGGAAATGACAGCAGCTCTACTGCTTCCAAATGCCCAAACTCACCTAGCCAGCTAGCAAGAAATGAAAATCTACAAGTGAACAAGATATCAAAATCCCGTGCTGAAAAGGAATCAGGCAGCAATAACTCTGTATCAACGAAG GTTGAAGCATATGTGAAGGAGCACATCAGGCCACTTTGCAAGAGCGGAGTGATCTCTGTTGAACAATACAGATGGGCTGTGGGCAAAACTACTGAGAAAGTCATGAAGTATCACCCAAAGGACAAAAATGCTAATTTTCTCATCAAGGAAGGGGAGAAAATCAAGAAACTTGCAGAGCAGTACGTTGAGGCAGCTCAACATGCAACAAAAGACTAA
- the LOC107769779 gene encoding uncharacterized protein At4g10930 isoform X2: MEMELFTEAMLEEESCSFEENNDDYSSLDGERCGICMDVVIDRGVLDCCQHWFCFTCIDNWATITNLCPLCQSEFQLITCVPVFDTIGGSQTDEDLYIRDDDWSIEGKTNTLSFPSYYIDENAVVCLDGDGCKVRAGSVTNEGDLNLDTSIACDSCDIWYHAFCVGFDTEDTSESSWLCPRCVDKIPESSVSNKKFGPENASNNCLIEASFSGEVSVSVADAGETAVVVSIVERNKQGEVPDRNLSNLDPKEAINTGILIPDSVPDTPNIELSLSQNECPDTAQLSATPVDVKPDASTQLFSDELIQPNLDLHLGLSVNSFSACNETTDTKVAGDQVLQTARQKNASGCPRPGEKVMPDKNEDKVVASGAKRKRRENRNADDGGIRAKAESAYYSKRVKVEGSSELINTKDQPPGSASDNSDKSRVTILKDDKLKSKPENKNLSTDIMDIVQGTGRKTLKKLAPSNQDGMSSKQRENAARLRVKKIMRRTGDEDSSLLVENLRKEIREAVRNKSSGDKGENQLDPKLLTAFRAVVTGSTTETKKSSVDLKAKRSLLQKGKVRENLTKKIYGIGGRRRRAWTRDCEIEFWKHRCSKMSKPEKIQTLKSVLDVLRDDSKTVETKLVNEGEGKSSILSRLYLADNSVFPRKEDIKPVSSHTLVAADQNKQNGLTSNASMSFPSPFNVVPPVNVASVMVASPMEIKGAKISVLITKADATRNVLSIKGAERPSASTSSSSKLCTKEEAAVKCDNTKSDKRKWALEVLARKTAATSKSDALENEEDSAVLKHNYPLLAQLPKDMRPALAPSRLNKIPMSVRMAQLHRLTEHFLRKANLSVMRRTAETELAIADAVNIEKEVADRSNSKLVYINLCSQELLRRSDNASNVVVGESNPCKTSEVLTNSSEELSEVHSSDPAVNEALRNAGLLSDSPPNSPTCPLEEVKEEICVSKEVEDHGPENVFEVDAPPELDIYGDFEYNLEDDDFSGAGTSMISALQPGESKMKVVFSTINPVGYDGSMELQNHEKQEILEGPVDSSLLIGCETSCRVGSSTAAGKTENCLSHSSLIHSQNSSLIDEELSGVDCEELYGPDKEPLIEKYPEMASLKLNELAMNNEVRQSNGVDESKQASKSSEQGNDSSSTASKCPNSPSQLARNENLQVNKISKSRAEKESGSNNSVSTKVEAYVKEHIRPLCKSGVISVEQYRWAVGKTTEKVMKYHPKDKNANFLIKEGEKIKKLAEQYVEAAQHATKD; this comes from the exons ATGGAGATGGAATTGTTCACGGAGGCAATGCTGGAAGAAGAAAGCTGTTCTTTTGAGGAAAATAATGAC GATTATTCGAGTTTGGACGGTGAAAGATGTGGGATATGTATGGATGTTGTCATTGACAGAGGAGTTTTAGACTGCTGTCAGCACTG GTTTTGTTTTACATGCATTGACAACTGGGCTACCATCACAAACTTATGCCCACTTTGCCAGAGTGAATTTCAATTGATCACTTGTGTGCCT GTTTTTGACACCATTGGGGGCAGCCAGACTGATGAGGATTTATATATCAG AGATGATGATTGGTCCATTGAGGGGAAGACTAATACTCTTTCATTCCCATCATACTATATCGACGAGAAT GCAGTTGTCTGCTTGGATGGAGATGGCTGCAAAGTTCGGGCCGGATCAGTTACAAATGAAGGAGATCTGAATCTTGATACGTCAATTGCTTGTGATTCGTGTGATATATG GTATCATGCCTTTTGTGTTGGATTTGACACTGAGGACACTTCTGAAAGTTCATGGCTATGCCCAAG ATGTGTCGACAAGATACCCGAAAGTTCAGTATCTAACAAGAAGTTTGGTCCAGAAAATGCCAGCAATAACTGTTTGATTGAGGCTTCTTTTTCAGGGGAAGTGTCTGTATCTGTTGCTGATGCTGGTGAGACGGCTGTTGTCGTCTCGATTGTTGAGAGGAACAAACAGGGTGAAGTACCAGACAGAAACCTTTCAAACCTAGATCCTAAAGAGGCTATAAATACTGGCATTTTGATCCCTGATTCTGTTCCTGATACTCCCAATATTGAACTGTCCTTGTCACAAAATGAATGTCCAGATACAGCACAGCTTTCTGCCACCCCTGTGGATGTGAAGCCTGATGCATCAACACAGTTATTTAGTGACGAACTGATTCAACCAAATCTTGATCTTCATCTTGGATTGTCAGTGAACTCATTTTCAGCATGTAATG AGACAACAGATACGAAAGTAGCTGGAGATCAAGTACTTCAAACTGCCCGACAGAAGAATGCGTCGGGATGCCCTCGTCCTG GTGAAAAAGTGATGCCTGACAAGAATGAAGACAAAGTTGTGGCTTCCGGTGCAAAAAGAAAGCGCAGGGAAAACAG AAATGCTGATGATGGAGGCATTAGAGCCAAGGCTGAGTCTGCCTATTATTCGAAGAGAGTTAAAGTCGAGGGAAGCAGTGAGCTAATTAATACAAAGGACCAACCTCCAGGATCTGCTTCAGACAACTCTGATAAATCTCGAGTAACCATCTTGAAGGATGACAAACTGAAAAGTAAACCTGAAAATAAAAATCTTAGCACTGACATAATGGATATAGTTCAAGGAACAGGTCGTAAAACTTTGAAGAAACTTGCACCTAGCAACCAGGATGGAATGTCCTCAAAACAAAGAGAAAATGCAGCTCGCTTGAGGGTTAAAAAGATCATGCGGAGAACTGGTGATGAGGACTCATCATTGCTAGTTGAAAATCTAAGGAAAGAAATTAGAGAAGCTGTTCGTAACAAGTCTTCTGGGGATAAAGGGGAAAACCAGCTTGATCCGAAACTTCTGACTGCTTTTAGAGCTGTTGTGACAGGATCTACAACTGAAACTAAGAAGTCTTCTGTGGATCTGAAGGCAAAGAGGTCACTGCTGCAGAAGGGAAAAGTACGTGAAAACCTAACCAAAAAAATTTATGGTATTGGAGGAAGACGACGACGAGCATGGACTCGCGATTGTGAAATAGAATTTTGGAAACACAGATGCTCAAAAATGTCAAAGCCTGAGAAGATTCAGACATTGAAGTCAGTTCTTGACGTCCTGAGAGATGATTCAAAAACTGTAGAGACAAAGCTTGTGAATGAAGGGGAGGGAAAGTCTTCCATTTTATCAAGGCTTTATTTAGCAGATAATTCGGTTTTTCCAAGAAAGGAGGATATCAAGCCTGTTTCGTCCCATACTCTTGTCGCAGCTGATCAGAACAAACAAAATGGATTGACATCGAACGCTTCAATGTCTTTTCCAAGTCCATTCAACGTAGTTCCACCAGTAAATGTGGCGTCTGTGATGGTGGCTTCTCCCATGGAAATTAAGGGGGCCAAGATAAGTGTCCTGATCACTAAGGCTGATGCTACCAGGAATGTACTTTCTATCAAAGGCGCTGAAAGGCCATCTGCATCAACATCAAGTAGTTCTAAATTGTGTACCAAGGAGGAAGCAGCTGTAAAATGTGATAATACAAAGAGTGATAAGAGGAAGTGGGCCCTAGAGGTTCTTGCTAGAAAAACAGCAGCAACAAGCAAGAGTGACGCCCTGGAAAATGAAGAGGACAGTGCAGTGCTGAAACATAATTATCCTTTGCTA GCTCAGCTACCGAAAGATATGCGGCCAGCTTTGGCACCCAGTCGTCTTAATAAAATCCCCATGTCTGTTAGGATG GCTCAACTTCACCGTCTCACTGAGCACTTCTTAAGGAAAGCAAATCTGTCAGTTATGCGCAGAACAGCAGAAACAGAACTGGCAATTGCAGACGCTGTTAATATTGAAAAGGAGGTTGCTGATAGGTCTAATAGTAAACTAGTATATATAAACCTCTGCTCACAAGAGCTGCTGCGTAGATCAGACAATGCCAGTAATGTTGTTGTGGGAGAGTCAAATCCCTGCAAAACTTCAGAAGTTCTAACTAACTCATCCGAAGAATTAAGCGAGGTCCATTCTTCTGATCCAGCAGTCAATGAAGCGCTAAGAAATGCAGGACTTTTGTCTGATTCACCTCCAAATAGTCCAACTTGCCCATTGGAGGAAGTCAAAGAGGAAATTTGCGTATCAAAAGAAGTTGAAGATCACGGGCCCGAGAATGTGTTTGAAGTAGATGCTCCTCCAGAACTTGATATATATGGGGATTTTGAATATAATTTGGAGGATGATGACTTTTCTGGTGCTGGCACTTCAATGATCTCTGCGCTGCAGCCAGGAGAATCTAAAATGAAAGTTGTCTTCTCCACAATCAACCCTGTGGGATATGATGGCTCTATGGAACTTCAAAATCACGAAAAGCAGGAAATTCTTGAAGGTCCTGTAGACTCATCTTTGTTGATTGGGTGTGAAACAAGTTGTAGAGTTGGAAGCTCAACTGCAGCTGGCAAGACCGAAAATTGCCTTAGTCATAGTTCCCTTATTCATTCTCAAAATAGTTCCCTTATTGATGAAGAGCTCTCTGGTGTAGACTGTGAAGAGTTGTATGGACCAGATAAAGAGCCGCTGATTGAGAAGTACCCTGAAATGGCATCGCTCAAGCTTAATGAACTGGCTATGAACAATGAAGTTCGACAAAGCAATGGAGTTGATGAATCCAAACAGGCTTCAAAGTCCTCGGAGCAGGGAAATGACAGCAGCTCTACTGCTTCCAAATGCCCAAACTCACCTAGCCAGCTAGCAAGAAATGAAAATCTACAAGTGAACAAGATATCAAAATCCCGTGCTGAAAAGGAATCAGGCAGCAATAACTCTGTATCAACGAAG GTTGAAGCATATGTGAAGGAGCACATCAGGCCACTTTGCAAGAGCGGAGTGATCTCTGTTGAACAATACAGATGGGCTGTGGGCAAAACTACTGAGAAAGTCATGAAGTATCACCCAAAGGACAAAAATGCTAATTTTCTCATCAAGGAAGGGGAGAAAATCAAGAAACTTGCAGAGCAGTACGTTGAGGCAGCTCAACATGCAACAAAAGACTAA
- the LOC107769779 gene encoding uncharacterized protein At4g10930 isoform X1 codes for MEMELFTEAMLEEESCSFEENNDDYSSLDGERCGICMDVVIDRGVLDCCQHWFCFTCIDNWATITNLCPLCQSEFQLITCVPVFDTIGGSQTDEDLYIRDDDWSIEGKTNTLSFPSYYIDENAVVCLDGDGCKVRAGSVTNEGDLNLDTSIACDSCDIWYHAFCVGFDTEDTSESSWLCPRCVDKIPESSVSNKKFGPENASNNCLIEASFSGEVSVSVADAGETAVVVSIVERNKQGEVPDRNLSNLDPKEAINTGILIPDSVPDTPNIELSLSQNECPDTAQLSATPVDVKPDASTQLFSDELIQPNLDLHLGLSVNSFSACNVETTDTKVAGDQVLQTARQKNASGCPRPGEKVMPDKNEDKVVASGAKRKRRENRNADDGGIRAKAESAYYSKRVKVEGSSELINTKDQPPGSASDNSDKSRVTILKDDKLKSKPENKNLSTDIMDIVQGTGRKTLKKLAPSNQDGMSSKQRENAARLRVKKIMRRTGDEDSSLLVENLRKEIREAVRNKSSGDKGENQLDPKLLTAFRAVVTGSTTETKKSSVDLKAKRSLLQKGKVRENLTKKIYGIGGRRRRAWTRDCEIEFWKHRCSKMSKPEKIQTLKSVLDVLRDDSKTVETKLVNEGEGKSSILSRLYLADNSVFPRKEDIKPVSSHTLVAADQNKQNGLTSNASMSFPSPFNVVPPVNVASVMVASPMEIKGAKISVLITKADATRNVLSIKGAERPSASTSSSSKLCTKEEAAVKCDNTKSDKRKWALEVLARKTAATSKSDALENEEDSAVLKHNYPLLAQLPKDMRPALAPSRLNKIPMSVRMAQLHRLTEHFLRKANLSVMRRTAETELAIADAVNIEKEVADRSNSKLVYINLCSQELLRRSDNASNVVVGESNPCKTSEVLTNSSEELSEVHSSDPAVNEALRNAGLLSDSPPNSPTCPLEEVKEEICVSKEVEDHGPENVFEVDAPPELDIYGDFEYNLEDDDFSGAGTSMISALQPGESKMKVVFSTINPVGYDGSMELQNHEKQEILEGPVDSSLLIGCETSCRVGSSTAAGKTENCLSHSSLIHSQNSSLIDEELSGVDCEELYGPDKEPLIEKYPEMASLKLNELAMNNEVRQSNGVDESKQASKSSEQGNDSSSTASKCPNSPSQLARNENLQVNKISKSRAEKESGSNNSVSTKVEAYVKEHIRPLCKSGVISVEQYRWAVGKTTEKVMKYHPKDKNANFLIKEGEKIKKLAEQYVEAAQHATKD; via the exons ATGGAGATGGAATTGTTCACGGAGGCAATGCTGGAAGAAGAAAGCTGTTCTTTTGAGGAAAATAATGAC GATTATTCGAGTTTGGACGGTGAAAGATGTGGGATATGTATGGATGTTGTCATTGACAGAGGAGTTTTAGACTGCTGTCAGCACTG GTTTTGTTTTACATGCATTGACAACTGGGCTACCATCACAAACTTATGCCCACTTTGCCAGAGTGAATTTCAATTGATCACTTGTGTGCCT GTTTTTGACACCATTGGGGGCAGCCAGACTGATGAGGATTTATATATCAG AGATGATGATTGGTCCATTGAGGGGAAGACTAATACTCTTTCATTCCCATCATACTATATCGACGAGAAT GCAGTTGTCTGCTTGGATGGAGATGGCTGCAAAGTTCGGGCCGGATCAGTTACAAATGAAGGAGATCTGAATCTTGATACGTCAATTGCTTGTGATTCGTGTGATATATG GTATCATGCCTTTTGTGTTGGATTTGACACTGAGGACACTTCTGAAAGTTCATGGCTATGCCCAAG ATGTGTCGACAAGATACCCGAAAGTTCAGTATCTAACAAGAAGTTTGGTCCAGAAAATGCCAGCAATAACTGTTTGATTGAGGCTTCTTTTTCAGGGGAAGTGTCTGTATCTGTTGCTGATGCTGGTGAGACGGCTGTTGTCGTCTCGATTGTTGAGAGGAACAAACAGGGTGAAGTACCAGACAGAAACCTTTCAAACCTAGATCCTAAAGAGGCTATAAATACTGGCATTTTGATCCCTGATTCTGTTCCTGATACTCCCAATATTGAACTGTCCTTGTCACAAAATGAATGTCCAGATACAGCACAGCTTTCTGCCACCCCTGTGGATGTGAAGCCTGATGCATCAACACAGTTATTTAGTGACGAACTGATTCAACCAAATCTTGATCTTCATCTTGGATTGTCAGTGAACTCATTTTCAGCATGTAATG TAGAGACAACAGATACGAAAGTAGCTGGAGATCAAGTACTTCAAACTGCCCGACAGAAGAATGCGTCGGGATGCCCTCGTCCTG GTGAAAAAGTGATGCCTGACAAGAATGAAGACAAAGTTGTGGCTTCCGGTGCAAAAAGAAAGCGCAGGGAAAACAG AAATGCTGATGATGGAGGCATTAGAGCCAAGGCTGAGTCTGCCTATTATTCGAAGAGAGTTAAAGTCGAGGGAAGCAGTGAGCTAATTAATACAAAGGACCAACCTCCAGGATCTGCTTCAGACAACTCTGATAAATCTCGAGTAACCATCTTGAAGGATGACAAACTGAAAAGTAAACCTGAAAATAAAAATCTTAGCACTGACATAATGGATATAGTTCAAGGAACAGGTCGTAAAACTTTGAAGAAACTTGCACCTAGCAACCAGGATGGAATGTCCTCAAAACAAAGAGAAAATGCAGCTCGCTTGAGGGTTAAAAAGATCATGCGGAGAACTGGTGATGAGGACTCATCATTGCTAGTTGAAAATCTAAGGAAAGAAATTAGAGAAGCTGTTCGTAACAAGTCTTCTGGGGATAAAGGGGAAAACCAGCTTGATCCGAAACTTCTGACTGCTTTTAGAGCTGTTGTGACAGGATCTACAACTGAAACTAAGAAGTCTTCTGTGGATCTGAAGGCAAAGAGGTCACTGCTGCAGAAGGGAAAAGTACGTGAAAACCTAACCAAAAAAATTTATGGTATTGGAGGAAGACGACGACGAGCATGGACTCGCGATTGTGAAATAGAATTTTGGAAACACAGATGCTCAAAAATGTCAAAGCCTGAGAAGATTCAGACATTGAAGTCAGTTCTTGACGTCCTGAGAGATGATTCAAAAACTGTAGAGACAAAGCTTGTGAATGAAGGGGAGGGAAAGTCTTCCATTTTATCAAGGCTTTATTTAGCAGATAATTCGGTTTTTCCAAGAAAGGAGGATATCAAGCCTGTTTCGTCCCATACTCTTGTCGCAGCTGATCAGAACAAACAAAATGGATTGACATCGAACGCTTCAATGTCTTTTCCAAGTCCATTCAACGTAGTTCCACCAGTAAATGTGGCGTCTGTGATGGTGGCTTCTCCCATGGAAATTAAGGGGGCCAAGATAAGTGTCCTGATCACTAAGGCTGATGCTACCAGGAATGTACTTTCTATCAAAGGCGCTGAAAGGCCATCTGCATCAACATCAAGTAGTTCTAAATTGTGTACCAAGGAGGAAGCAGCTGTAAAATGTGATAATACAAAGAGTGATAAGAGGAAGTGGGCCCTAGAGGTTCTTGCTAGAAAAACAGCAGCAACAAGCAAGAGTGACGCCCTGGAAAATGAAGAGGACAGTGCAGTGCTGAAACATAATTATCCTTTGCTA GCTCAGCTACCGAAAGATATGCGGCCAGCTTTGGCACCCAGTCGTCTTAATAAAATCCCCATGTCTGTTAGGATG GCTCAACTTCACCGTCTCACTGAGCACTTCTTAAGGAAAGCAAATCTGTCAGTTATGCGCAGAACAGCAGAAACAGAACTGGCAATTGCAGACGCTGTTAATATTGAAAAGGAGGTTGCTGATAGGTCTAATAGTAAACTAGTATATATAAACCTCTGCTCACAAGAGCTGCTGCGTAGATCAGACAATGCCAGTAATGTTGTTGTGGGAGAGTCAAATCCCTGCAAAACTTCAGAAGTTCTAACTAACTCATCCGAAGAATTAAGCGAGGTCCATTCTTCTGATCCAGCAGTCAATGAAGCGCTAAGAAATGCAGGACTTTTGTCTGATTCACCTCCAAATAGTCCAACTTGCCCATTGGAGGAAGTCAAAGAGGAAATTTGCGTATCAAAAGAAGTTGAAGATCACGGGCCCGAGAATGTGTTTGAAGTAGATGCTCCTCCAGAACTTGATATATATGGGGATTTTGAATATAATTTGGAGGATGATGACTTTTCTGGTGCTGGCACTTCAATGATCTCTGCGCTGCAGCCAGGAGAATCTAAAATGAAAGTTGTCTTCTCCACAATCAACCCTGTGGGATATGATGGCTCTATGGAACTTCAAAATCACGAAAAGCAGGAAATTCTTGAAGGTCCTGTAGACTCATCTTTGTTGATTGGGTGTGAAACAAGTTGTAGAGTTGGAAGCTCAACTGCAGCTGGCAAGACCGAAAATTGCCTTAGTCATAGTTCCCTTATTCATTCTCAAAATAGTTCCCTTATTGATGAAGAGCTCTCTGGTGTAGACTGTGAAGAGTTGTATGGACCAGATAAAGAGCCGCTGATTGAGAAGTACCCTGAAATGGCATCGCTCAAGCTTAATGAACTGGCTATGAACAATGAAGTTCGACAAAGCAATGGAGTTGATGAATCCAAACAGGCTTCAAAGTCCTCGGAGCAGGGAAATGACAGCAGCTCTACTGCTTCCAAATGCCCAAACTCACCTAGCCAGCTAGCAAGAAATGAAAATCTACAAGTGAACAAGATATCAAAATCCCGTGCTGAAAAGGAATCAGGCAGCAATAACTCTGTATCAACGAAG GTTGAAGCATATGTGAAGGAGCACATCAGGCCACTTTGCAAGAGCGGAGTGATCTCTGTTGAACAATACAGATGGGCTGTGGGCAAAACTACTGAGAAAGTCATGAAGTATCACCCAAAGGACAAAAATGCTAATTTTCTCATCAAGGAAGGGGAGAAAATCAAGAAACTTGCAGAGCAGTACGTTGAGGCAGCTCAACATGCAACAAAAGACTAA